The sequence CCCGCCCGGCGGCCGAGCGACCTCGCCGAAGCGCTCGGAGTAGTCGTGATGGATGATGTAGTCGGGAGGCGGCGATCCCGGCGCGATGGCCCTGGCCGCGTCGCGCACCTCGATCCCGGGCTGCCGGCCGAGCCACTGGCGCCACCGCGCGTTGACGAGCGCGTAGGCGGTCCGGCTGGCGCTCGCCCCGACCAGCGCCACGATCCGCCGGCGGTGGCGCCGCCGGGCGGCGGGGCCGGCCGCCATCAGGCGCCCGCGGGAGGCATTCGGCGGGCGATCCCGCGTGCCTCGAGCTGGGCGAGGAAGGCCGCCACGTCCGCCGCCGCCGCCGCGCGCGCGAGCCCGTATCGCGCGGCCACCCGATCGACGATGCGTCGCGCGGCCACGCCCTTCACCAGGAGCGCCCAGACCAGCTCGCCCGTTCCGTTGAGCGTGTAGAGGGTCTCGTCGCCCGGGGCCAGCAGGAGGCTCTGCCCCTCGATCCGCCGGAAGGCGACGCCGCCGGCGAGCTCGTACTCCCGGGAGCGCGCCGCGCCCGCCCCCGGCCGCCGCCCGTGCGGGACTCGTCGCGCGCCGGCGCCCCGTCCGCCCGGCCGCC is a genomic window of Candidatus Methylomirabilota bacterium containing:
- a CDS encoding PqqD family peptide modification chaperone, with the protein product MTGRPGGRGAGARRVPHGRRPGAGAARSREYELAGGVAFRRIEGQSLLLAPGDETLYTLNGTGELVWALLVKGVAARRIVDRVAARYGLARAAAAADVAAFLAQLEARGIARRMPPAGA